In Verrucomicrobiia bacterium, one genomic interval encodes:
- a CDS encoding efflux RND transporter periplasmic adaptor subunit — MKSPVWRRSRMVVLPALLLPVLAGILPARTAEFAVVQASRGPVVRYVILPGTLRANQQATLYAKVPGYLKSLAVDTGDRVEAGQALAELEVPELQADRTRFRAEVKVAKTDAARMTAARQHAPDLVTPQAVDEATGRLEVARAELERIESLLEFSQLKAPFSGVITARFMDPGAFVPAATSANTSGGAAVLTLMDFSTIRAQVRVPEHEASLVRTGQPVEVAVEGLPGQWFETRVSRFSYALDEATRTMLVEADLPNPSLELRPGMYARMRLGVEEHTDALRIPVGALVVEKSGAFVFVVEGGLAFKKALKVGFNDGIHAEILGGLSGNETLVLPGKQTLLDGQAIQITETR, encoded by the coding sequence ATGAAATCCCCCGTTTGGAGACGGTCCCGCATGGTGGTCCTGCCCGCGCTCCTGCTTCCGGTGTTGGCCGGAATTCTCCCGGCGCGCACTGCCGAGTTTGCCGTCGTCCAGGCCTCCCGCGGCCCTGTGGTCCGGTACGTGATCCTGCCCGGGACGCTCCGGGCCAACCAGCAGGCCACCCTGTACGCCAAGGTGCCCGGCTATCTGAAGTCCCTCGCCGTGGATACGGGAGACCGGGTCGAGGCAGGACAGGCGCTCGCGGAACTCGAGGTACCGGAACTGCAGGCCGACCGGACCCGCTTCCGCGCGGAGGTCAAGGTCGCCAAGACCGACGCGGCCCGGATGACCGCTGCGCGCCAGCATGCCCCGGACCTGGTCACGCCCCAGGCCGTGGATGAGGCCACCGGGCGGCTGGAAGTGGCCCGTGCGGAATTGGAACGGATCGAATCCCTGCTCGAATTCAGCCAGCTCAAGGCGCCCTTTTCCGGAGTGATTACAGCCCGTTTCATGGATCCGGGTGCCTTCGTTCCGGCGGCGACTTCAGCGAACACCTCCGGCGGAGCGGCGGTGCTCACCCTCATGGATTTCTCCACCATCCGGGCGCAGGTCCGCGTCCCGGAACACGAAGCCTCGCTCGTCCGGACGGGCCAGCCGGTCGAGGTGGCGGTCGAGGGTCTGCCGGGCCAGTGGTTTGAAACCAGGGTCAGCCGGTTCAGCTACGCACTTGACGAAGCAACGCGCACCATGCTCGTTGAGGCGGATCTGCCGAACCCCTCCTTGGAACTCCGTCCGGGGATGTACGCCCGGATGCGTCTCGGCGTTGAAGAACACACCGATGCGCTGCGGATCCCCGTTGGCGCACTGGTGGTGGAGAAGTCCGGCGCCTTTGTTTTCGTCGTCGAGGGCGGTCTGGCCTTCAAGAAGGCCCTCAAGGTCGGATTCAATGATGGGATCCATGCGGAAATCCTGGGCGGGCTTTCCGGAAACGAAACCCTGGTCCTTCCAGGGAAGCAGACGCTGTTGGATGGCCAGGCGATCCAGATCACGGAGACCCGGTGA